In one window of Oryza sativa Japonica Group chromosome 9, ASM3414082v1 DNA:
- the LOC4346635 gene encoding uncharacterized protein isoform X1: MRSGGGGRATRRGQGTGPRRAAPALPRSSCDAPPPRWDGPSDPAPPLAPSLTPNPNPAMAPLLPAPLLLPLVPHPREQEQQENAEEGEEQRPRPTPTTMEKKVVEPSKKKKFVDLKSMWGRAEKKLKSIVDSNNISEHSARRKDPEPATIHAPATKEIGCSRACEVGFAQTETQVPYESIEVSRPQDVDGSIEVSKPHVANSESEEEDDWLEDVDEDVGFLPHDPGKRIAISDYSVYQQDEVRMKYIALGPCRPPLEQFPQRNCGGKRRFIHSLFDKYSWLEYSEEKDAAFCFVCYLFKDRTNYVGGDSFVNEGFRQWNHHETNLAICNLIFVYWICYLNFALR, translated from the exons ATgaggagcggtggcggtggccgagCAACTCGCCGCGGGCAGGGAACAGGGCCCCGGCGTGCCGCGCCAGCGCTACCGCGGAGCTCCTGCGATGCTCCACCTCCGAGGTGGGACGGCCCCTCTGATCCGGCTCCTCCTCTCGCCCCTTCTCTCACGCCCAACCCTAACCCGGCTATGGCGCCCTTGTTGCCGGCGCCTCTCTTGCTGCCGCTGGTGCCACATCCGAGGGAGCAAGAGCAGCAGGAGAATgctgaggaaggagaagaacagaggccgaggccgacgccgacAACCATGGAAAAGAAG gTTGTAGAGCCttcaaagaagaagaaatttGTGGATTTGAAATCAATGTGGGGTAGAGCTGAAAAGAAACTGAAGTCTATAGTTGATAGCAATAATATTTCTGAGCATTCAGCTAGGAGGAAAGACCCTGAACCTGCTACTATACATGCACCTGCAACTAAAGAGATTGGGTGTAGTAGAGCATGTGAAGTTGGATTTGCACAAACAGAAACTCAAGTGCCCTATGAAAGTATAGAAGTATCAAGACCTCAAGATGTAGATGGCAGCATAGAAGTATCTAAACCTCATGTTGCAAATTCAGAATCTGAAGAGGAAGATGATTGGCTAGAAGATGTTGATGAGGATGTTGGTTTTCTTCCACATGATCCTGGAAAGAGGATTGCCATCTCAGATTATAGTGTGTATCAGCAAGATGAAGTGAGGATGAAGTATATTGCACTTGGGCCTTGTCGACCACCACTAGAGCAATTTCCTCAAAGAAATTGTGGAGGTAAACGTCGTTTCATACATAGCTTGTTTGATAAGTATAGTTGGCTTGAATATAGTGAGGAAAAGGATGCTGCATTCTGTTTTGTTTGCTACTTGTTCAAAGATAGAACTAATTATGTTGGTGGGGATAGTTTTGTGAATGAGGGCTTTAGACAATGGAACCATCATGAAACTAATCTTGCCATATgcaatttaatttttgtttactGGATATGTTATTTAAATTTTGCTTTGAGATAG
- the LOC4346635 gene encoding uncharacterized protein isoform X2 translates to MRSGGGGRATRRGQGTGPRRAAPALPRSSCDAPPPRWDGPSDPAPPLAPSLTPNPNPAMAPLLPAPLLLPLVPHPREQEQQENAEEGEEQRPRPTPTTMEKKVVEPSKKKKFVDLKSMWGRAEKKLKSIVDSNNISEHSARRKDPEPATIHAPATKEIGCSRACEVGFAQTETQVPYESIEVSRPQDVDGSIEVSKPHVANSESEEEDDWLEDVDEDVGFLPHDPGKRIAISDYSVYQQDEVRMKYIALGPCRPPLEQFPQRNCGETTKLLMEDLGDEFFFNSC, encoded by the exons ATgaggagcggtggcggtggccgagCAACTCGCCGCGGGCAGGGAACAGGGCCCCGGCGTGCCGCGCCAGCGCTACCGCGGAGCTCCTGCGATGCTCCACCTCCGAGGTGGGACGGCCCCTCTGATCCGGCTCCTCCTCTCGCCCCTTCTCTCACGCCCAACCCTAACCCGGCTATGGCGCCCTTGTTGCCGGCGCCTCTCTTGCTGCCGCTGGTGCCACATCCGAGGGAGCAAGAGCAGCAGGAGAATgctgaggaaggagaagaacagaggccgaggccgacgccgacAACCATGGAAAAGAAG gTTGTAGAGCCttcaaagaagaagaaatttGTGGATTTGAAATCAATGTGGGGTAGAGCTGAAAAGAAACTGAAGTCTATAGTTGATAGCAATAATATTTCTGAGCATTCAGCTAGGAGGAAAGACCCTGAACCTGCTACTATACATGCACCTGCAACTAAAGAGATTGGGTGTAGTAGAGCATGTGAAGTTGGATTTGCACAAACAGAAACTCAAGTGCCCTATGAAAGTATAGAAGTATCAAGACCTCAAGATGTAGATGGCAGCATAGAAGTATCTAAACCTCATGTTGCAAATTCAGAATCTGAAGAGGAAGATGATTGGCTAGAAGATGTTGATGAGGATGTTGGTTTTCTTCCACATGATCCTGGAAAGAGGATTGCCATCTCAGATTATAGTGTGTATCAGCAAGATGAAGTGAGGATGAAGTATATTGCACTTGGGCCTTGTCGACCACCACTAGAGCAATTTCCTCAAAGAAATTGTGGAG AGACTACTAAACTTCTCATGGAAGATCTTGGGGAtgagttttttttcaattcttGCTGA